Proteins from a single region of Cydia pomonella isolate Wapato2018A chromosome 13, ilCydPomo1, whole genome shotgun sequence:
- the LOC133524144 gene encoding uncharacterized protein LOC133524144 isoform X2, translating to MIRQAVFIIAAMVLSSASAQRGDLARKMMRDMLRSQMEDQMRADSPYARSSKDVQLKMLEDQQRSGISSAAARAMADQVLRTSAEDLQRSGVASAATRSMVDQVLKASVEDHLQHSGMPSQIARSVADQVLRAASIEDQMQRTGMSSSAARSVADQVLRSSVEDHLQRSGMPYSSARSVADQVLRTASMDDQQQRIGMPSASSRSVADQVLRASMGDQLQRTGMSSAAARTVTDQVLRSALDNKKWTSGWRSGSDMDSAVNSGVDKSVTDQLLRNYIDDQDQRTGTSGMSSISGMSSMSRSMADQI from the exons ATGATCCGCCAAGCTGTCTTCATAATCGCCGCCATGGTGCTCTCGAGTGCCAGTGCACAA CGTGGCGATTTAGCGCGAAAAATGATGCGCGATATGTTAag ATCCCAAATGGAGGATCAAATGCGAGCTGATAGTCCTTACGCTCGTTCTTCCAAGGACGTGCAGTTAAA GATGCTGGAAGACCAACAACGCTCTGGTATCTCTTCTGCCGCAGCCCGTGCTATGGCCGATCAGGTTTTGAG GACCTCAGCGGAAGACCTACAGCGTTCCGGCGTCGCATCTGCTGCGACCCGTTCCATGGTTGATCAGGTTTTGAA GGCCTCCGTGGAAGACCACCTACAGCATTCTGGCATGCCTTCACAAATAGCTCGCTCTGTCGCCGATCAGGTTCTAAG GGCTGCGTCCATTGAAGACCAAATGCAGCGCACTGGCATGTCTTCCTCTGCCGCCCGCTCTGTTGCTGACCAGGTTTTGAG GTCCTCTGTTGAAGACCACCTGCAGCGTTCTGGAATGCCTTACTCTTCTGCCCGTTCTGTTGCTGATCAGGTTTTgag GACGGCCAGCATGGATGACCAGCAACAGCGTATCGGCATGCCTTCCGCTTCATCCCGTTCTGTCGCTGATCAGGTCTTAAG AGCCTCAATGGGAGACCAGCTACAACGCACCGGTATGTCTTCTGCTGCTGCCCGTACCGTTACTGATCAGGTTTTGAG GAGCGCTCTGGATAATAAGAAATGGACGAGTGGATGGAGAAGTGGTTCCGATATGGACTCTGCTGTAAACTCTGGTGTAGACAAATCCGTGACTGATCAGCTTTTGAG AAACTACATAGATGACCAAGACCAGCGTACCGGAACGTCTGGAATGTCCTCGATCTCTGGAATGTCCTCAATGTCCCGTTCGATGGCCGATCAAATTTAG
- the LOC133524144 gene encoding uncharacterized protein LOC133524144 isoform X1 — translation MIRQAVFIIAAMVLSSASAQRGDLARKMMRDMLRSQMEDQMRADSPYARSSKDVQLKMLEDQQRSGISSAAARAMADQVLRTSAEDLQRSGVASAATRSMVDQVLKASVEDHLQHSGMPSQIARSVADQVLRAASIEDQMQRTGMSSSAARSVADQVLRSSVEDHLQRSGMPYSSARSVADQVLRTASMDDQQQRIGMPSASSRSVADQVLRASMGDQLQRTGMSSAAARTVTDQVLRSALDNKKWTSGWRSGSDMDSAVNSGVDKSVTDQLLRSMMDNQQRYGLSMADKVMRNYIDDQDQRTGTSGMSSISGMSSMSRSMADQI, via the exons ATGATCCGCCAAGCTGTCTTCATAATCGCCGCCATGGTGCTCTCGAGTGCCAGTGCACAA CGTGGCGATTTAGCGCGAAAAATGATGCGCGATATGTTAag ATCCCAAATGGAGGATCAAATGCGAGCTGATAGTCCTTACGCTCGTTCTTCCAAGGACGTGCAGTTAAA GATGCTGGAAGACCAACAACGCTCTGGTATCTCTTCTGCCGCAGCCCGTGCTATGGCCGATCAGGTTTTGAG GACCTCAGCGGAAGACCTACAGCGTTCCGGCGTCGCATCTGCTGCGACCCGTTCCATGGTTGATCAGGTTTTGAA GGCCTCCGTGGAAGACCACCTACAGCATTCTGGCATGCCTTCACAAATAGCTCGCTCTGTCGCCGATCAGGTTCTAAG GGCTGCGTCCATTGAAGACCAAATGCAGCGCACTGGCATGTCTTCCTCTGCCGCCCGCTCTGTTGCTGACCAGGTTTTGAG GTCCTCTGTTGAAGACCACCTGCAGCGTTCTGGAATGCCTTACTCTTCTGCCCGTTCTGTTGCTGATCAGGTTTTgag GACGGCCAGCATGGATGACCAGCAACAGCGTATCGGCATGCCTTCCGCTTCATCCCGTTCTGTCGCTGATCAGGTCTTAAG AGCCTCAATGGGAGACCAGCTACAACGCACCGGTATGTCTTCTGCTGCTGCCCGTACCGTTACTGATCAGGTTTTGAG GAGCGCTCTGGATAATAAGAAATGGACGAGTGGATGGAGAAGTGGTTCCGATATGGACTCTGCTGTAAACTCTGGTGTAGACAAATCCGTGACTGATCAGCTTTTGAG ATCCATGATGGATAATCAACAACGCTATGGTCTGTCTATGGCTGATAAAGTTATGAG AAACTACATAGATGACCAAGACCAGCGTACCGGAACGTCTGGAATGTCCTCGATCTCTGGAATGTCCTCAATGTCCCGTTCGATGGCCGATCAAATTTAG